TTTACTTTGGAGCATTTTAACTGAATACGCTGAAGCTACTGTTATTCCCATACTTTTTTTATCAAATGAAGTCACAGAATTATAATGATTTTCTAAAACCAAACTATTCGCAACAATATGATTAAAAAAAGCATACATAGCTAAACTTGAATTTCCTTTTGAATATTTTATTAAATCTTCTGTTTGTCCAAAATGCATAGAATCGTACTTACTAGATACATTTTTACCAAACAATCTTTTAGCTTGTATAAAAAGTCGAACATATTTACCTTTCTTTTTATTCCCAATAACTAATTCAAAGTCGTATCCTTTTAATGATTCTTCGCTACCAGAAATCATTTGAATATTTTCAATTTCAGCACAAAAACATTTAATAATTTCTTTTAAAGCCATTGTAGTTAAAGCTTCCTCTCTAACCTCAAATATTTTAAATCCTTTTCCGTTTGGGACTGGTTCTAATTCATCCCATACTTTATAAGCTGCTTTTTTTAAGGTATCTTCTAATATCATTCTTTTCCATATTTAGCATTATCCTCCGCAACCATACCCAAAGTAGCATCACTATTTACATCATGAGATTGCTTCGTACCTCGCAATGACGCAACAGTAACCTGCCCATTCATTAACATAGGCAACAACCAATCTCTAAGCTCTGAGAGTTTTTGGTTTTCTAATTGGTTTATTAGTATTTTATTTATTGAAGCCTCTATTTGATGTGAGAAGTTATTCAGTATTTCTTCAGTAGGCTTGATAGTTTTAATTGCTGAAAAATCACCTTTATTCATATTAGAAAATGTGCTTCCCGAACTAGCTTTAGCAAACTTGAAATAATCCTTTAAATAGAAATATAAGTAATATCTAATTTCATGATTTTTGCAAATTATAGAATTTATTTGTTGATTTGTTTGAGAATCTTTTGTCACAAAACCTACTAAACCTGGACTTGCGATACAAGTGACACAGATACTTCCTTTTGGTAAGAATTTATTTGGATTTTGATTTCCTCCAAGTTCAGATAATGTTTGTTCTGTTTCTGTTATATGCATATTACCTCTAATATCTCCAATAG
The genomic region above belongs to Olleya sp. Hel_I_94 and contains:
- a CDS encoding DUF6615 family protein, with the protein product MILEDTLKKAAYKVWDELEPVPNGKGFKIFEVREEALTTMALKEIIKCFCAEIENIQMISGSEESLKGYDFELVIGNKKKGKYVRLFIQAKRLFGKNVSSKYDSMHFGQTEDLIKYSKGNSSLAMYAFFNHIVANSLVLENHYNSVTSFDKKSMGITVASAYSVKMLQSKKFTDYHFNDGMRIDPKLYNLRYFRHLFYFHRDTKKHLAIPFHELSYFTINMAEEINKMYKKIKSSGKLNFFFLFPFGLEETFDDDLIPILNTNSEELISQFKNRTQDQTKVTVGYNPQFLLIVNTDEIEE